CATATGTGATGAGAAGTGAGGACACTGCAGGCCTGTAGTCTCaagttctgattggttgtgcTGTGTGTAAATGCTAATATGGCTTTTGTGAAGGTTTGCTGTAGCTACACTGAGTGAAGGAATGAAGGTTagcatattgttatttttaaaagattacactcagacattttaatcaaacattacTAATATTCCTTTGCAATAACATCATTGCTTTTTGGTAGTAGAAAAGCTGTTAAGCAGAACAGAAACAATCACTTACAGTAAAAGCACAGAGACCCCGATAGCTTACAGTGGTAATGCCATTATGCTTTTGTGCACATGTGTTTGTTCCCTCTCTGGTTTAGTTTCCTTCTGAATGTTGTACTGGTCTGTACATGATACACAACTCACCCAGTGGTCTTTATTTGAGCTACCGAAAATCACCTTTACATAGCATTACAAACTACCTGATTTCACATGAGTGGGAAAAAAAAGGTCAGGTTCGTTCTGATGTTGTCTGCTGTACTTTAGTATTTTATgtgatatttcatgttttgtataCTTGAAAATGGTGTTTGTGTATTTCTATGCTTCAAACAGTAgatgaaatgttattattattattataattatgaaagcacaaaaatggtctttgatagatttttttttcctttgatagATATGATTTAAACTCTGTTAAAACATTGGTTCATTCTGAAGAATTTTTTCATCTGTTGTTGTCTTGATGCCTTTACAAGTATTAGTGTGgctttaatttgtttgtttttgtgaggtTTTATTTTGATCATGATTCTCTGTTTATGATCACTGGTTTCCATCTCCAGTCATAAACCACATGATGTCTCGTTGCTACATTTCTGGGCTGTCACTAGATTAATCCACCCACATAAGGAGCATTTCACTTCTTGAATCAAGCATGTTCACAGAGTTGATACTTTAAAAAGAGTTTATTTCAGTTACTCATCTCAGTCAGGATTTTAGTCATGCAAGATTGAACGATTCAGTAAATGGCATATTAGTCACAGCAGAACAAAAGTTGATCacttaacatttcatttaaactcATTAAAGTGTGTGTTAGATGTTATAggtataaaataaagaaataacttttataaaacatgttttgggaTACAGTTGTAAGTTGAGTATATTGCTGCCAGCATTGTGTTATGTGATGAGCAGAAGctacatacagaaaaaaatggcaGTATAATGACTTCAGACTTGAGTATCTCTTCTGAATCCACTATCGTTATTGCTCATCTTTACAGATTCTCACATTTGAAAAGGTAATTTTCAACATGCAACCACAGCAGTCCTCACACAGACATGCACTCGCATATATTCCTTAGGATTCATAAATCTATTTTCATCAGTCACGCACTTGCTCATGCAATGAAGTTACACCATCTAATTCCTCATTATTATTTGGTGAGTCTGTCAGTATTTTTAAGTCCTCTATTTGTCAATGCAGTTTACCCAAAAAGTCACGATTTAACAGAAGTTGCGACAGTCTCTTTTTTGAGATCtttcagttgttgattggatggtgGCAAACCTAAATGAGAGTTTGCTGACTATTGTAAGAAAGGAAGTTTCTTTGGACAAAATAACTgaagtttttattcaattttgagcacaaaaaaaataaaaaaataacttggaTGAATTGTTCACGTTGTGCTGATTTTAAAGCTTAAATATGTGTATCACCAAATCCAACACACTATGGTTTGTCACTTTGTGTGATAATTTCACACAAAAGTGCTTGAACAAGACTCATTAtgacaccttttttttcttttttttttctttttttatcggTCTGAAAGTAGAGACAGGAAACACAACTTCCTCAGTTGTTTGTTCCTTCTTTACAATCATTCTTGATGTGCTTTTAAGTCACTTAAAGTCCTCCtataaatgaacaaatttattttcatgcatgttGAGGTTACAGAAAACTCGTAACAAACGGATACAGTTGTGTCAATCTCTACAGTGCTCACTCTTGTTCTTCTAGGGTTTAACATTAATGCTGGCGTACTCTGTGAGCTCTGCTGGGTCACTGTGTGTGTGAGCTGGTGTGGATGCTGTTTTAACATGAACTACAGTTGAATACATCACATCATCctggagagagagggaaaataaATGGGATGATTGCACACACAGCATCACATCAATGTAACGTAATCAACAGTAACAGTAAGTTTGTTTTCACCTGATTGTCTTGTTCTCTCTTTAGCTCTTCTCCATTGGTGGTCACCTTTTTAGCATTTCTGCTTCCTACAACATTCACAATCACAAGAAGAAAGTACTGATGATGATTTTAAACATTAGAGATATCAGTCTAATCACTAAGgatgtcagtttttgttttttgtacctATTATTCTATGTTTTGTTCTGAGTACAGCTCTATTAGCTGAATTTAAACAGAATTTGGTTTGTATAGTTATCAGAAGTGTGATTATGTGTGTTCATGTACTGTACCTATACATCTCCAGCATATAAATGCCAGTAATGCCAGAAAAAGCACTGAGCAAAACACTCCAAGCAGAATAAAAACAACTGTGGAGAAACAGAAATGGcttgacaaataatttttttctttttttatgtagtaCAAATATGCATAAATCATAAAAGTTTcatgcatattaattaattatttttttaaaaatacaaacacttgAAAGTTAATGAGAAAACATTATAGTAACCAAAGCCTGTGACTTACATTGaggtgtgtgatgttgtggaaTCAGTTTAAGTTGTAAAGTAGTGGAGTCTTGTGTTAGGTGTGAAGGTTgatgtgttgtcaaactgattgTGTGGACAGGAGTTTTTTCTGTTCAGAAGCCAATAAGTGTAAgtgataatataacaaaaaagcaTGTCATCTACAAGTTGATATCATtcttcttaatatttagattctttgtaaaaacaaaatgaatagcAATGGTAATCTTGACAACAGAAATAGTAGAAAACTACCTTCAACACGAAGTCTGACAGCGAGTACTTGCTGAGACGAGACAAAGCACTGATAGTGCCCTTGGTCCTCTGTGGTCAGTGCTGATATGTGTAGAGAAAGATTTCCTGGAGTGTTTGGATTGAACATTTTGACTCTGTTCTTGTAATTCTCAATCTGTTTATTTGGGTAAATTTCTTTATATTGATTTTCTCTTAAATATAGCCACTGTATGTGTTCAGGTTTAGCCAGTAGTTCAGTGCAGGAACAGGGCAGAACGACAGACTCTCCTGAATATCCAGTCACTACAACTGTCCTTCTGTTCTCAACCAAATCACACCCTGAAAACATATTTATACAAatgatgtttatattatatttcagtttaaatgtaagtttaaaaaaaatccaaagatgATTTCAGCGTAACATTGCAACCAAAAAATGCCTGCATTGTAGTAAGTACAATAGAAACTCAATGGTCAGTAGAAGTGAAATTTAAAGATATTATGTCTGACACCTGCTCCAAATTTCCACTTACCTTTAACTTTTAAGAcaacatctgtaaaaatatttGGTTCGGTCATACATCTATAGTAGCCCTGGTCATTCATTCTGAGGTCAGAAATGAGAAGAGACAGATTTGTTGGAGAAAGTTCATCAAACAGCACACGTCTGCCGCTGTATTTCTCATCTTGAAATACTTGAATCCATTGATTTCCCTGCAGAAAGTACCAGGTGAATGTCCCGACTGTAGACTGAGGGTCAGCACAGGAGCAGGGCAGCACAACTGAAGCACCTGTGTATCCTGTTATTACTATTGTCTGCTGCTCATTTGAAACAATACAGCCTGCAAACAAAAGAGTTTATCCAGAGCATTCAAATAGGCtttacagaaatatataatagaaatgtaTAATAGAATGCACAAATACAATTTGTATGCACTACTTTACAAAAGAGAAAGCTGCCTTCCTGATTTATTCTAAAACAACcaagatttatatttcattgtttgtCATTTCCCTTAGGAATTCAAAGagcattaaaaaattaactgCAGGCATGAACAGACAGTTCTatcttagaaagaaaaaaaatacaaattacaatttgTAATTTTCTTGTATCACCATTAAGgttcagtgcatttaaaaaaaaaatggttgttttaaagAACAACAGGCACATTCTTCTATCTCACTTTGATTccttccaataataataataatgaaaattaaaatctatGAACTCACCTGTACTGAAATGAAACGTAAAGAGAAAAAGATATAAGTGGTCCCTCATGGTTCTCATTCACTAATGACATAACTCTATTTTATTGTGGCAGTGGACACAGTCTTAATACTCTGTTTCCTGTTAGCACTTACTTTTCAAAAACTCCTACTTCCTGTTTCATTTCTTTGCATGGTACGTCTCTGTATTTTTTCTGTGTAAGCAATATTTGTATAGTTCGCTCACTGACTCTGCTCTTCCACAGTGTTTCTTGTTTAAAGCCTGTTTCATATATTCAACTGCAGGACTGTCTTGGTGCGGTGGTTGTCAgatattctttaaataaaacaacaaatgaaaaacatcaaattttaatgatttagacACATTAAGATGAAAGGAACTACAGCAGCGGTCGTCATTTCTACAGCAGCGCTTAGTCGTCATTTCTGTTGCTTAAGTTCAAATGACACAATATTCTAGAAACAGAACTAAATGGACTATGATGTAATTcagagataataataaaaaaatcagctctgcaaacactgaacaaaaaaaaaaatcttgtgagTTGAATCACGTTTACATTTATAacctgtattttaaaaatgttttattgtaagaATGTGCACTATGCTTCATTTTTGTCCTGTCCTTCCCTTTTCTGTTTTAACACTAATCATCATCACCCCACTTTAAACCCACAAATGTGTTAAAGTTGTGCACATGCTTTGACACTGTGAGTATCTAGTATATAACTAgatatacttttaagtatactttaagtataacagtagcaaactttgagtacacaaatagtttacctctatgtttgtagtttgtactgcaattatactaaaagtgaacttaggATACTGagagtttactaattaaatactttgtacactttgaagtatagtctcagtaaactactagtttagtagctttttactgcaagtatactcgtaagttttctttaaatgaactttacatcatactttaagtatactgtgtccctatttaggttttaatttgtatatattttgttttatgaagaTCTGgacatccaaaacatccaaagaaagaacagggtatctgcttgtaaacaaaacattttattctagcttcatgcattctttttttaaacactttaatgtgggtaagtttcataaaaaataaataaataatattttgaacacaaagctgaaaaaaagactatgaattagattcagaatgataatcaaaacatagattgagtagatcaacaccccaaagcttgactgtaattattacctcttcatcggtcaacattttattccaaaatgttacagttttgatgctgtttcatgtcagatgatcatgttacatgtgttagtatctgttgtttctttttcttcctcacttgtgtttttttggaaattctgtataGAAGATGTGTACAAGAGccccctctaccgtataacaatgaaaacacggattctaggagcacaagtatagctcaaataatatttagactttttgtaagtataagtcaagtatacttaaatgtcattttaagtatatttctgaggagtacataaagcccatttctgagaagtacataaaaagtaaactaaaagcatactttcctatttttagtttaaaagaaatatactaatagcacacttgtataaacttctttttcgtaaggggcaCATGCCCACACAATGAAGTAGCACCACCCCTATATAACTCCTTTTATTATAGCTAATTAATTCTGTCTGGCTGTTACTCATTCCCGTTAAACAAATTCATCTTAATTAATAATTGCACACTCATTGTATTCCTTTTATATTACACACTGGAAAATCTTACTATATTgattatactttaatatttaagttttgatgaaatataaaatccatgcgatttttaaaaaaaaaaaaaacatttttatgaacaaaaagaCTTACGCATAGGAGAAGATTCATAAATTTGATAATGTAACCATTATCGTGGCTTAAAGTTTCCATTTGTATCCACTAGTCAaaacaattagatttttatttagctGAAGTACTGTACAACAAAACCAACTTAACGGTttgatgaaaacacacacaatagtgacagagacagaaaaacatcTTCCTTGTTCCTCTATTCTTGTTGACACTCTTTTCAACCCTCACCCAATAGTCCATTTAACAGCAGGGTTTCtttatttacatgacaatgattatgacctttttttttagtttgccaGAAAGCAGGACATTATAAGACTTTTAGCATAATGCTTTTGCTTCAAACAATTACCAAACATGTTACATAAAACACATGGCTGTTTAAATAAGTCACTCAAAAATGCTCAATTACAGACTCAATATATTCGACATACAGTTAATACTGTATAGACAAGAATTATTTTTCATGCTTCAGTGGTTGCCACTTTGAATCAGGCGTCTTTTTGTAGATGTATATTCTCAAAATGCAAGGATAATAAGCTCCATGAAACACTGTGAATATGAATTCTGgggtttaaaatgaacaaatcctGTTTTCAAGAATTTTTAGCGTGGGTATTGACATGCTCAGGGAGCTATGGGTCATTCTGTGCATGAGCTGGTGTAGATGGTTTTAACATAGACTACATCAGAACATGGCACTTCATCCTGGAGAAAAAGCAAAGAGATAGTGCTTACACTTAAATTGTACACAGCATTGCATGtaaccatatactgtatatcaaacaATATCTCAGCCCGTTATacttaagctaaaataaaaccaGCTTAACCAGAGCTCTATAACAACTTATTTAACATCTATTAATATGTCATCATATATTAAAAATGCTTGTATGTATAATTCCACCAACATTAATTTGCTCaattaatgaaactttttttttaaatgaatcagaaaCAAGTAACAAACAAGGGTTTTTAAATATACGATTAAtactaaaatcaaaattttgcTAGGATGGACCAATTAGGTGTCGTTTACAATATAAGAAAGTGTGTTCGTGTACCTCTCCATATCTAGAAGATAATGCCAGAAATGCCAGTAACAGTACCACAGAAAACACAGCcactaaaatgaaaacatctgTGGAGAAACACACAGGGTAACTGACATCATGctcacaggaagaaaaaaaaaacatagtaaaactCACTGAATAATGAAAAGCAAACCAAGCCAAGACTTACACTGTGGCGTGTGGTGTGATTGTCGTGGTGGTGGAAGTTCTTGTGTTTGGTGTGACAGCTGATGTGTTGATAAACTGATTGTATAgacttttgttttctctgttcagAAGCCAATAAGTGTTAGCGATAATATATCACTGGAATAGCAAAACATGCCGTATCATCAAAAGTATCAGAAACAAAGTTAACAGTAATAATGACAACAGAAATAGAAGAAAACTACCTTCAACATGAAGTCTGACAAAGACCCTTTGCTGAGAAGAGACAAAACACTGATAGTCCCCTTGGTCCTCTGTGGTCAGTGCTGATATGTGTAGAGAAAGATTTCCTGGAGTGTTTGGATTGAACATTTTGACTCTGTTCTTGTAATTCTCAATCTGTTTATTTGGGTAAATTTCTTTATATTGATTTCCTTTTAAATATTTCCACTGTATGTGTTCAGGTTTAGCCAGTAGTTCAGTGCAGGAACAGGGCAGAAGGACAGACCCTCCTGAATATCCAGTCACTGCAACTGTCCTTCTGTTCTCAGCCAAATCACACCCTGAAAACATATTTATACAAatgatgtttatattatatttcagtttaaatgtaagtaaaaaaaaaaaaaaaaaatcctaaaatgatTTCAGCATTATATTGCAACCAAAAAATGCCTGCATTGTAGTAAGTACAATAGAAACTCAATGGTCAGTAGAAGTGAAATTTAAAGATATGTCTGTCACCTGCTCCAAATTTCCACTTACCTTTAACATTTAAGAcaacatctgtaaaaatatttgtttcgGTCATACATCTATAGTAGCCCTGGTCGTTCGTTCTGAGGTCAGAAATGAGAAGAGACAGATTTGTTGGAGAAAGTTCATCAAACAGCACAAGTCTGCCGCTGTATTTCTCATCTTGAAATACTTGAATCCATTGATTTCCCTGCTGAAAGTGCCAGGTGAATGTGCTGACTGTAGACTGAGGGTCAGCACAGGAGCAGGGCAGCACAACTGAAGCACCTGTGTATCCTGTTATTACTATTGTCTGCTGCTCATTTGAAACAATACAGCCTGCAAACAAAAGAGTTTATCCAGAGCATTCAAATAGGCtttacagaaatatataataacaagaaaaaataaaagctgaaaagaTCCAAGCATCATTTAAACCTTAATAGTATTTAATGAACAACACAATGTTAATCAAATCTCATCGGAtttgggttattattattattattattattcacaaatactttttttcatttgtttgcacTACTTCCCTTTTTGTAAACAGACAGCCACCCGgaaacactttctatgaagcccgtatttataatacattataagtgTATTCTTAAGGccttataatgaatgcataatgtattatatatataaaaaacttataatatgttgtatcatccCATGATTAATtataacaacagttttaatgcattataatattttcttatttttgcttttaagagtatgatgatttataacacacaataaatgcattcacttaacttacaatggattatatttcccaaagttataagtctcatatcttgccatcgttaacttgttactttacttaaagcagacaaagaccacttatgaataataacaacaacaataataataataatccctcTTGGTGGAATGATCTGCCCAACTCAGTCCGAGCAGCCGAGTCCTTAGCCAtattcaagaatcggctaaaaacatatctcttccatcttttttgaccctctaactgtagcactctctattctattcttttaaaaaaaaatgtccctttTAGACTTACACTCAGGGGCGGatctagaaaataatttttagggTGGCAAAGGGGGGGCTTACCAATAAGTAAtcatctaaataaataacaacatttcAATATCCATCAAGGCACCAAGtcaatacacaatataaaaaacttcAACAGGTTATAAAGATTTCTGAGCTTGTATCACTAAAGGAGACATGCGGATCTATTAAAATTACATAGGCTACTTAGATGGTATAATCACATTTAGTGCAAGTAGTGCAACAAAAAATTTAGAATTTCCTAACATTAGAAAGAAACACAGTAATATCAAAGCACTGAAACtggatcagttttgaaaacaatgttttattttttttttattaacagagGTGGGAATGTCTGTACTCACCCATAACAAACTCTATCAACTGCATAGCAAGAGCCTAGCAACTacctagaacatcctagcaaccaactAGTAACACTTTAGCAACTAGAAGATCTAACTAACCATATCCATTTACGTTTTTTAAACAAGACTTTAAGACAAGACagcataaattagattttttttaggttAGATTTATGTTAGATTAagatttagattagatttagatttGTGTTAGATTCataggttagatttttgtgtgttacatagagaactgTGCATTGTGTTTTGgataaagtgttttataaattgtcaaaggccgagaattagtgtatggttttgcagatttgttgTGCGCCTCTGCTGTTTGAGTTTCAGCTTCCAGAATATATCTCTAGGCAGTCATTTCTCAGTTCTGCAAAAATgcagtacatttaaaaaagaatgtttataaataaaatttgtcaGTCACATGCTTGAAGGTGTAAAGCATGTGCTATAGTTTACTGTACatattgaaatgtgaaatttcCATTTATATAAAGTACTTGAAAAAAAGACgattgactaaatgtaaatataataataataataaaacaatatatttttcttaaacagccataagatcagatatttgatcagatgaatgtgttATATGGCACATGACATTTATCcatatttaatgcaataacaGTAAGATAGTAAGATACTGTGACAGTCTTAAATAAATGTCAAGAAATGAGgcttataattcattataaattaagtggatttaaaatggtgtttattgcgtgtgttataaataatcatactcataaaagttataaccacaaataagtaagttttacaatgtattataattgttatgattatttatgagatgaaacaacataatatatgtttttataatgcattatgcattcaatataatgccttaagaatatcTTTATAATGTGTTATAAACACGGGCTTCATAGATCTTCTGATTAATCACAAAACATAGCATAAAACGTCCATTTAATAAGTTATCTCTCCCTTCAGATCAGAGATGCATTTCATTTGGAATGTCACTCAAATTGTCTAATAATTCAAAGCTATGCAGATGTGAACAGTCTGTAGTTTgtagaaaaattaaattatatattcctGCCATCAAGCttcaatgaattattattattattattactactactgtcTTAAAGCAGATCTATATTCATTGCTCATTGATCTCACAATGAGTCCccttaaataacacaaaatctaAACTCACCTGTACTGAAATGAAGCATAAAGAGGAAAAGATATAAACAGTCTCTCATGGTTCGTTTTCACTCAAGTCTGTCAACAGTGTCTTGATTCTTTGTTTCCTC
This portion of the Cyprinus carpio isolate SPL01 chromosome A20, ASM1834038v1, whole genome shotgun sequence genome encodes:
- the LOC109112701 gene encoding polymeric immunoglobulin receptor-like isoform X1, whose translation is MRTMRDHLYLFLFTFHFSTGCIVSNEQQTIVITGYTGASVVLPCSCADPQSTVGTFTWYFLQGNQWIQVFQDEKYSGRRVLFDELSPTNLSLLISDLRMNDQGYYRCMTEPNIFTDVVLKVKGCDLVENRRTVVVTGYSGESVVLPCSCTELLAKPEHIQWLYLRENQYKEIYPNKQIENYKNRVKMFNPNTPGNLSLHISALTTEDQGHYQCFVSSQQVLAVRLRVEEKTPVHTISLTTHQPSHLTQDSTTLQLKLIPQHHTPQFVFILLGVFCSVLFLALLAFICWRCIGSRNAKKVTTNGEELKREQDNQDDVMYSTVVHVKTASTPAHTHSDPAELTEYASINVKP
- the LOC109112701 gene encoding polymeric immunoglobulin receptor-like isoform X2, translated to MRCIVSNEQQTIVITGYTGASVVLPCSCADPQSTVGTFTWYFLQGNQWIQVFQDEKYSGRRVLFDELSPTNLSLLISDLRMNDQGYYRCMTEPNIFTDVVLKVKGCDLVENRRTVVVTGYSGESVVLPCSCTELLAKPEHIQWLYLRENQYKEIYPNKQIENYKNRVKMFNPNTPGNLSLHISALTTEDQGHYQCFVSSQQVLAVRLRVEEKTPVHTISLTTHQPSHLTQDSTTLQLKLIPQHHTPQFVFILLGVFCSVLFLALLAFICWRCIGSRNAKKVTTNGEELKREQDNQDDVMYSTVVHVKTASTPAHTHSDPAELTEYASINVKP
- the LOC122148970 gene encoding polymeric immunoglobulin receptor-like, which gives rise to MRDCLYLFLFMLHFSTGCIVSNEQQTIVITGYTGASVVLPCSCADPQSTVSTFTWHFQQGNQWIQVFQDEKYSGRLVLFDELSPTNLSLLISDLRTNDQGYYRCMTETNIFTDVVLNVKGCDLAENRRTVAVTGYSGGSVLLPCSCTELLAKPEHIQWKYLKGNQYKEIYPNKQIENYKNRVKMFNPNTPGNLSLHISALTTEDQGDYQCFVSSQQRVFVRLHVEEKTKVYTISLSTHQLSHQTQELPPPRQSHHTPQYVFILVAVFSVVLLLAFLALSSRYGEDEVPCSDVVYVKTIYTSSCTE